GCATAATgtgaatattataaaatgtttatgGATTATTTATATTGTAAAATTACATGTGTTTAAATTATAACTAAAATTACATTCACTTTTATTGAATTaactttttgaataattttaattgattcttcattaaatttccgatcttaatttataattttaattataattctgAACTCTGTTTGCTAacttcagaaaatgaactggATTATGATGCTAGGGTGTTATGGGTAGTTTATTTACCCATTTACTCCTCCTCTTAATCTTTTACTATTTCTTATCCAATTCTTTCTATTTTCTCTATTTTCTATGCAAGTACTTGTATGTGGAAGAATATGAGGAGTGTTTGGTGTATTTATGTGTGTGCAGAGGTAACACAGTAGTGTTGTTGACTCTGGTTTTATGAGGCTCTTGGCAGACCGGTGCAGGTAATTATCCTCACTGTGGTATACCAACCCCTCCTCAGACTACTAATCTGGGCCAGAGCCCTGAAAAGCACACAAAACCCAACAAACTGGATTTTCACTGCTCTATATAACAGCGTCTGTGTCCTGGGGCTCAGGTCTCTGATCAGTAAGTTTGAAGTTTTGCAGTAATGTGTAATCCGGCCTGATGGTGAGGCAGTGAGTTTATAGCTTGTAGCAGTTAATGAGAGAACAAAAGAGCACCACCTTCTGCACAATATGAGTTCACAGctgttaaaatgtaatgttacaGTGCCGCCTGTTGACCAATAAATGTACTGCAGCTGAAGCACAGCTACGTAGCATCAGTCTCTCTTACATATATTGAAAACAaaaattagttgttttttttcccacaagGAAAAGTCCAGATACCAGAGGTGACAGATTGCTACAAACCCGGTCTTTAgagaaagaataataataataataataataataataagagtattcactatttaCATGCTGGAATATAGACACACTCAACCTGACgagtcagtttaaatacatgtgtgtattgccacgattggtcaaataattagccaatttcattcGTCATTACTGCAAATATACATGCAATGACTATCCATTATGACATATGACCACTTTTATCTTAATGTACACAATAATactcttttacattgtaatccttttatttttaatatttggcatgtttgcaTGCGGCTGCACAGTACTGCGTGTGTAACAAAGCAGAATGTACACGCGTTGTGCTCCCGCCCATAGGAGCATATTACTAACTcgacctttaaataacaaaaaaaaccactgtgccattgacttaagaccaggtttcagttggtcaatggcgcagtcgttttcagttacctcaaaatagcaacacggcAACAATGTGGCTGAACACACTTCGCTTTCATACCAGCATGCCCACGGGTGAACAGATGTGCGCGAGTGCATTTGCTACTTAAACAAGGTGGGCACCTAtacatgaaaatgataactgcatcgggctgaaactagcgaAAAACACTTgtgtcgcattgcgccgggtgtatgatagggcccttaGGCTTTTATCAGGTATAGTATATCCAATCAGTTTTTTTGTGGGCTGAAAAGTTATTTTTCGTCATTCAGGAAGTGACAAAATACATAAATCTAACTGAAGCTGTCTGTATATAGTGAACTTTGTTACATTCACTATATCGTGAATAGTAAATGAGTGAACAAGTCACTTTTTCAAACACTGTGCAAGAATTGTAAAATGCCAGCCGCTTATGTTCGCTGATGCACCTTGTGATTTAATTTCCATCAGTTTTCCATCCACACCGAGGGCTACTCGCATTACTGTCATTACTATAGCAGATATTCACGATAATGCCTGAACAAATGGATCCAATAGCATCACTTGCAAAAAGACGTGCAGAGACtaatcatatttaaaaatcaaatcaaatgaatgcaATGTGAACAAATCCTTAGTAGCAAATAAACAAGATATCCTTTACCAAACCTGTATGTTTTACTCTGTTCTAAGAGGTCTGATTTCCGATCTACATCTTGTATAACAAAATGTGGTTCATCTATGTGAACCAGTCTGGATTGGTGAGAGTAAAAGACACACTATCTCTCAAACAATCCCATATATAATAACAGTTCTCTAGTGATAAGCATGGCATATATTACGTACCTTCTCAATTAGTTCGTAGCATTCCTCCAGTTTCTGCGCCCTATCCTTTAGCACAGTGCTGACACGGTTGTACTCCTTCAGCCATTCCTGATACGCCCCCTCCTCAAGGTCCACATATGCAAAACAAAGTGTCCGCAGCCCTGCAcatgcaaacaaacacaaaccaaAGTTAATCGAAAGAGATAATAAACTGTTAAACCTTCAAATAATGACAGGCTGGAGAAACTCTTCACCTTCTGTGGCAAACTGCTCCAGATGGGCCAAAGTTAGGTCCTTGTACTGTGATGTCTCATTCAGACGCTCAAAAATCACATTGTCCTGTAATACATGCAAGGCATCGTTACATTGCTATGGCCTGTAGCATATAATCCTATCCATATTGAAAATAAGCTTTAACTCCATAAGGAATGATGAATTATGTGAAACTAACAGAATATGAATGTGCTGTAAACACAACCATTCAaagttttggggtcagtaatattttatttgaaagaaattaatacttttattttgcaaggatgcattaaattggtccaaagtgacagtaaagacatttataatgttacaaaatatttcaaataaatgcttgaGTAATGGCTTTCATCTTtgaacagaaaaagaaaattaatctaaaacattaaaaaacttaatgaccccaaacttatGATCGGTACTGTATGTCCTGTCTCTATGCTAATTATGTGGTTTATGAAACACTCACCGCTCCCTTGCAATAAAGTCTAAGTTTGCCCGTAGGTGTTCTGACAATCACTGACATCCGTTTGCGATTGCTGCAAAAAAAGACATATGCAATGAAACACAAAGTACAGGGTGTTTGTGATGTTGTGAGTATGTGTGATGGTGTGAAAGCTACCTGGAAAATTCTAGTACATTAAGAAGCTCATATGTCTGCTCTTTTCCTCTCTGAGAAACAAACACAAGAAATGTACACattaaatacaacaacaaacaaagagTATGTTTTGAGTTTTCATTATTAATGGCAAGAAAACACACACTAACCGCCTCTATGATGACTGAATGTGGTGTTCGTGCAGTAAAAACAAAGCCCAAACTCTTGGCACCTTTAACCAGCGCTCCTTCATctgaaaattgaaaattgaaaacATCAGTCAAaagtcaccaaggctgcatttatttgatctaaaaaGCAGTAAACACAgcaatattgcaaaatatgattacaatgtaaaactgatttctgttatattttaaaatgtaatttatttctgtgatggcaaagctgaattttcagcatcattactccagtcttcagtgtcacatgatcctttagaaatcaatctgatatgctgatttgctgctcaagaaacatttcttgttattatcaatgctgacactaacagttgtgctgcttaatatatttgtggaaaccatgatacatttccTGCATTTTCTGAAGAAGCAGCTAATCAGAAACCAATAAGAATATTGTGGTACCTGGTGAGGAAGCCTGGAAAATAATTTGGTCTCCTTCTCGCTCAGGAACAACAGTATGACAAACAGCCATCATGGTCAAGAACTCACAAATCTGAGGGCATGTGGGCTATAGAAAAGGGCAGATTTTAACAATTAACATACATGATACACAAGAAACTGTGTTTTAATATCCAAGGTATACTCTTACATGGTTCTTCTCAATGTTCTGGATAAGAGCAGGATCATCAAACTCAGTAGAATTATGACTTGAGGAGGGAAGATGACTGCAAAAAGACAGAAATAAGATGTAATGGATAACATAATTTCATAATGCACATTATCCTCTTAGACCTGCGTAATATTTGCCAGGATAGAGTCAGCTGCATCTGACCTGAAGTCCTCCATGGATCGATCGCAGTCCAGGTCTGGGAAGTGCCTGGAGACAGCGTTATAGATCAGTGGCCACTCAcacaaatataaacaaaaagtaaCAGATCAATGCACCCTAATAGAGCCAGAACGATGCAAAGCACAAAGATAATGTGAGTGTATTGATGTACGAGAGCACTACAATTACCCGTATGTAATTCCAGCTATTGTGCACTTCTTAAAGTGCATGATGTTGCAGGTGAGAGTGCCGGTCTTATCTGAAAATAGATATTTTACCTGAAAAACAAAGAGACAGTGAATGAGATATATTGGAGTCAAGGTAGATTAGCATTTGTAAAAGTTAATAAGCAGAGCTTCTTCTCACTTGGCCTAGTTCTTCATTCAGATTGGACGTTCGGGCCATAGCAGGAGTGTCTGTCTCAGCATAATACATTTCAACATCCTGTAAATATGCAtgaagaacaaagcatttattcatAACGGTTCAAATTCTTAGGTTTCAGTTTGAATCACAGTTCGCTGCTCATGGTTTTGGTACATGCTGTATTTTAACACTGCAGTGATGCACTGAAATTTTGGCTAATGAAAGTTTCAGCCAAAACAGCAATTTTCAGTTTTAGCTGAAACAGTTTTGAAAGGCTAAAATCATTGACTGAAACAGAGACTAGCATTTGTAATGTGCCTGCCATCCAATAATCGAAGAAAGATTTGTGCTTGTTACTTTTAATATGAAGCAGtctcaacatttttaaatcctGTCTTTTTTATCACAAAAATCAAACAATGTAATTGGTGACATTAAGTGTTAATTTACCCAGTTAATGAAGAGAGCCTGTGTGAATTTAACCACTTCTAGAGTGACCAGAAGGCTGATGGGAATCAGGTTGTTATAGAGGATGATGAAGGTCAACAGGTTGTACCAGAAGTTCAGGGAGATGTCACCTGGATAGACAATAAGCTTATTTTATGAACACAAACGCATTTATTTAGGGCTAGTAAGTGCTAGTAAGTGAAAAGGTACAATAAATTCACATCTAAAAGGGTAAAGTATGTTAAACAGATGTATGTGAATATACCTGCACGGGAAAGGTACCAGCAATCCACATCCGTGTGCTGTTTATTCCATATGGCGGCCCCGATGGAGCTGACCAGCGCCATGACCAGGAGAATCCCAAACAGAACCAGGAtctgcatgtttgtcacacgcTCCACATTAGAGCGTTTCAGTGGAGCTTTAGTGGAGTTCTGCAGAATGGAAACATTAAATTAATGCTCTATACACTACCATTTGAAGGTTTGAGGATcagatttcttttttaaatgaattgaattcattttaatttaataaatgcagccttgttgagaaTTAGAGacttcatttacatttttttttttttttaataaatcttaccGACACCAAAACTTTGAATAGTAGTGTAGATGCATAAtatatacaataatacaatttaCATCTATAATGACACTATAAATGGTATTAAACAGTGTAGAgttgattatttttaaattattttaccaTTAAATACATGCACCAAAAATCTGTTTATGATTAACccttacaaaaaagcattatgTGTCATGGTAACTGACTGCAATACCATAGCACTCTGATATATACCATGGTGCTGCTTGAGTGTCATATTTATGTCTATTTTATTTACATAgcatttaaaaggttagttcacccaaacattaaaattctgtcatttattacttaccctcatgccgttccacacccgtaaaaccttcgttaatcttcggaacacaaattaagttgaaatccgatggctccgtgaagcCTTCGTagagagcaatgacatttcctctctcaagatccataaaggtactaaaaacatatttaaatcggttcatgtgagtacagtggctcaatattaatattataaagcgacgagaatatttttggtgtgccaaaaaaacaaaataacgatttatatagtgatggccgatttcaaaacactgcttcaggaagcatcggatcataaattAATCGGTGTattgaatctgctgttcggagcgccaaagtcacgtgatttcagccgttggcagtttgacacgtgatccgaatcatgattcgattcactgattcatttgtgctctgatgcttcatgaaagtgaaatcggccatcactaaataagtcgttattttgttttttttggcgcaccaaaaatattctcgtcgctttataatattaatattgaatcactatactcacatgaactgatttaaatgtttttcgtACCTTTacggatcttgagagaggaagtgtcattgctccctatggaggcctcacggagccatcggatttcaactaaaatatcttaatttgtgttccgaagattaacgaaggtcttacgggtgtggaaggtgagtaataaatgacagatttttttattttttttccatggtacaattttttaaaaattaaaatccttCATTACTCAATTGTTGTGCTACCAATCACTGTCTacataagtgttattttagtattatttatactattactgtatttatatatatttcgaatttgcttatatttttatattttcagttttcatttcaagtaatttttgtgtgcttttgtcatttacattattattattattaataataatatttctgtttagctttaatttatatttatttcagtttaagttttagtaattttattacttcaacctattttatcattttattttagttagttgccaaggcaacatttcatctgatatttatattttattttatttcagttttatatcAATTAACGAAAACTATTTTAATAGTTTCAGTTGTAGTTAAAACAGTAACGACACTGGTCCACATCCAGCTTTTCTGAGATAACACTCACCTGCATGAGTTTGGAATCATGTCCAGTGTAGACTACAATGCCCACAACCCACTGCGTGTTCCTGAGCTGGGCACCTCGTAACAGCACCTGGTCCGGCCCGAGTGGAGCTGGGCTGTAATTCAAACACATGGTCCCTGAATGAAGTGTGTGTATGCGAGTTACATTTCAAAttcacaatatttcaaataGTGAGTTGGCGTACTTGAGGTTGTCTAAGCGCAGTGTTCCAGTGAAGTCGTACAAGTGTCTGTTTGGCCCCTCACATTCAAGACGACCAGACAAAGCTATCAGTTCCTCCAGAGACTGAAAACTAGCTGTGAGTGAGAGACCCTGAAACACACAGAACAAACAACAAGCATGTTCAGAGCTCCAGACTAACATTTGAGAGCAGAAGCACTGTTGCTGCTTAGGCCCTGTTAACAGTAGTGCGTTTTCGTTTTAAAAGGCATAACTTTTTCTTACAGTTATGCCTGTCTTTTACATTACTCTGACATTTTCTTGTTTCAATTTGTTTAAtcttttcttttagttttacaaatggggacaatctttgaaggatgaacaaataatgtttttggtcaccacattaaaaataacatttaaattggATAATATTTACAACCTTAGAGTGCTAGAAAAAGTGTAAAGCACTTCAAAGTCCTtgaaaagtgcttgaatttcACTCTCAAAAGGTTGCACGAACCCTGaaatgaataatttaaaaacatccGACTACTTCTGCCACAATACCATTGTTACAGTTAGCGTTACTACATTAAATCCATGGTGAATGCTGGTGATTTGTGGAGTGAAAAGCCTTCTATAACTTGTTCGTTTCCACGTCAGTGCTGTTTGATCTGATATCTATGGATTATAACAGAGGATTCCGCACCGAATTTGAATGTTTCTCACTAGATCTCGCAGCGCTGTGTGTCACATGTATGGAGATCTTCCTCCCCCCCATCTGTATACTTTAGATCcaaatttgttgcccattctcaatgggaaagtgcccaagcaacattgctcaaaatattgcccgtgtatcatcacctttagaaCACATTATACAAAACCCAAAAGACTTTTGTAACGTACCTGTCGGATCTTTAGGTTGGTCTCGCCATCTAAGTTGGATGTTTCAGTATAGCACATCGCCTGAGGCTCACTGTGAGGAAAAACAGACACAGattttgaacacaaaacaactgaacacaaatataaaacacaacacacaaataTTTCACTGAAACATATTCTCAAAATCACATGTAACTTATTTTTCACATCTATAAATCACACTACAGCACAAACACAGCACGACAAACCCCACAGATACAAAGCACGACAAACCCCACAGATACACACACGAATACACTGCGGTGCTGACCTGGAGGACACTATGACCATGTCAGCCGGGAGATGCTGCCCATTGGTCACCTTGACTATGTCTCCCACTGCCACCTAGTGGGCAGGTGCAGCATTGCAAGAGCATGAGGAGGGAGAAAATGAGATTAAGAAATAGACCACAGTGTTTGGAAACAAAAAAGAAGAAGCATCACACAGCAGGATGTACATGAAtcaagtgaaagtaaaaacaaaacagcagtGAGAGGTGAACTGAAAAAAGCAGATGTTACCAAAATAAAAGCTACAGGACAGAAGAAGGGAAACACAGAGGAGTAGAATAAGAAAAAATGATGCAGAAAATGAGACAAAAATACAGGGTTACCTGCTTCCATATGATAGTCTGCCATGCTCCGTTACGCAGTACTAGAAAACAATGACATCTTCAGAAAAATTCTCCTCATGAATATATAAaccatcttttttaaatttttatataaattcacTTTATATTCAAAGACAATATTTGCCCCTAGAACCAATTTTCAGAGGCATTTATACCCTCATGAAGGCAATTATGGATTCCGATTCTAAAAGAAAAATCGTATAAAGTCTAGGGATACACTTACATTAAAATTCTGACAAAAAgccaataattatatttttttcaaagcaGATAGTCGAAAACTGAAATTCTATACTATTTagcataaataatattttaaaaaatcatttaaatgctAAAGTGAATTTTTTCATCACaatattataatgtacattatatataatattatatattaaacattaaaaatgaacagtcATTGAGAATTGTCGTGAGACCTGCAACatatatttaacattattaaattaaatgattaaatttgtgtttttaatgaGCAAAggtaataatgtcaaaatattaataatgctTATTATCGTATATATTAACAGATATTTTCAGAGCTTAAATCAAAAAACACTTCATATTAGCAATTAGATATTTGACAGATATGTCACTACTATGACTACAATAGCACTAAGTTCATGCCCTAGTTAATTTTTGACCCTGTTACACAGATATGTTTGTAACACTCAACCTGTTGTCTTCTTCTTGTTCACTGtattgtctgctttatgtcttTTCTGTGAGAACACAACACGTGACATATCATAAGCATTATTCATCCAAAATTTCAACAGCATTTCAAAGACAATGCACTTATCCAGTGTTGTCAAAACACGTTCTGGACAGTTTAACGTCAATGCAGAGCTCCATTCAGCagtatactcacataatcctcAATGATCTCCTTGATCCCAGCCACAGTCAGAATAAAGATAAGGGGCACCAGCGTTGTGTAGCGACCCGTCGGTGAGACATCAGGGATTTGCTGCATTTGAAAATGTAcacagataaacataaaatgagGAAGTTTACTGTGGTGGTGGTGGTACAACAACATGCTTTGGGAAAATCCCATTTAAAGTGAAATGGGGTAGGGAAAACAGAATCTTAATCTGTATGGCTTCACAAGATTTGGAATAGTGTACAAGTTCtgtggactacttttatgatagTCATGGTCCTTTTAGAAATGTAAAAGATCTAGTCACTTTCCATTGTTAAGGCTgtataatcaaaatatcttccacagaaggaaaaaaatgtcacacagatttggaacgacatgagggtatgTCAATTTTAacttttgggtaaactatccttttaaacatctcaaaaaataatgatgttaGTGATCTaaatctataatatatatataagcacacTTAAGAAAACTatggatgcacaatatattggCCACCTTATCGGTATTGGCcgatatacagtacagtccaaatgTTTGGAACCACCaagatttttaaagtttttaaaagaagtttcatctgctcaccaaggctacatttatttaattaaaaatacagtaaaaaacagtaatattgtgaaatattattacaatttaaaataactgtactatttaaatatatttgacaaagtaatttattcctgtgatgcaaagctgaattttcagcatcattactccagtcttcagtgtcacatgatccttcagaaatcattctaatatgctgatttgctgctcaagaaacatttatgattatttattattattatcatgattattattatgaatattattgtgtacttttttttcaggattccttgatgaatagaaagttcaaaagaacagcatttatctgaaatacaaagcttctgtagcattatacactaccgttcaaaagtttggggtgagtaagaattttttttttaattttttttttaaaggaattaaagaaattaatacttttattcagcaaggatgcattaaatcaatcaaaagtggcagtaaagacatttataatgttacaaaagattagatttcagataaacactgttcttttgaactttctattcatcaaataatcctgaaacaaaatattgtacacaaatattttgtacaattgtacacattaaatgtttcttgagcagcagatcagcatattagaataatttctgaaggatcatgtgacactgaagactggagtaacgatgctgaaaattcagctttgcatcacaggaataaattactttgtcaaatatattcaaatagaaaacagttattttaaattgtaataatatttcacaatattactgtttttactgtatttttaattaaataaatgtagccttggtgagcagacgaaacttcttttaaaaaaataaaaaatcttagtggttccaaacttttggactgtactgtgtgttcatttttaatattagttATCGGCCCGATCAGAAAATTTGACCGATATATTAAAGCtgataaataatgtattatttccttcagctgagacacttcagatacAGTTTAGTACAGCAGTTTAAATACAGCAGCGTAACTCTTTCATAtgtatataggctacataaagtaatatcattataattgtgtgcttgggacatggcttttaattgTGAGgcttttgtaatcaggctctcaaaacttaaataaaaatttggatttagatttatctgccaatatatcggttaacTGCTTTGAAATATAAAGATTATCGGTTATTGTATcggccaaaattttcatatcaGTACCATCCCTATTAAAAACAAAGGCTGAATTCATCGTAGAAGTTTAACACTTCAGGAAAACCACTTAGCCAGAATATCTGAGGAATATCAATACAGTGCTGCCTTGCAAAGCACTGTAATGAGTAAACAACATGACACAATGAAGAAACCTTTTTGCTATTTAGCTTATTTGCACACACTTTTTCATGCAATACTGGCCTATGTAGTTGGATTGGGTGGCAGCAGTTATAGAGAGTGGATAGTGACTCATAGTGGATGAGAGTGAAATAGTGGACCACTTCCAAAAATGGACATAATACACAAATGGACATGTTGGCAAATGATTAAAAAGTCATAAGGTCAATATGGATCCTCGGATGGATATCCCATTTGAAAGTGATCAACATGAGCAACACATTTTGTACTTTAATGTCCTCAAAAACAAAGCAGATGCAGTTTATACAGTTGTCCGAGCATCCCAAGTGTCATACCTGCATAAGAGCGATGAAGAGGAAGAAGGCATTAGCTGCTCGCCTGATCTGTTCGTACAGGAACCTTGGCAGGAAGGTAAGGATCCCGTATTTAGCCGTGCTAGAGGGAGAAAAGGGAAAATTGATGtttaaaagctattttaaaaCATCTATATATACAACCAGGGCCATAAGAGCACTAATTTAGGATTAGCTCCACACAGGCTTCAAGGTAAAAGAGCATTCGTAAGTGTTTCGATACAAACACCTGACAGTTCATTGCCCACTGCATTAAATTTAGATAAACAATCCCAAAATAAGTGTCTGGGATGTTAGGATGGATGTTTCTCGGCGTGTCTGTCAATTATCCATATTGATCAAACTCCTAAGTAGCTCTTAAATAGCTGATTGTGGCAGTAAATGTTTTACAGTCATTAAAATAGCTGTTAAGAATCCCTAAAAATAACCTACGGATCTACAAATTTGCCTCCGTCCCAAGGCTGTCCATCTAAATCTAAACATGAGGCAGTATTTGTTTGTGTGGGCGGGTTTATATCTGCATCTGGAGGCACGTATTGTGTAAATCCAATCGTAAGCATGTTTCTATAATACAGCATGTGTACTTGTGCGAGCGCGGTCCACTTTGTAAACATGACACCCTTCTGGGCTCATCGGCAATGAGTTCACAGCCTAACACACCCAGTGTAACCCACACTACGGCGTCAAACAGCAGCTCGGTAGCTGACCTGGAAGTACGACAGGCTATCGTTGACATCAAAGAGTGGCTGAAACCATTCATATGATCCCCTTCATTAACATTCAGCGGTCcaatcacacacacagtaaCCCAAACTGCGGTCACCATAATGTGTAGTACCTGGGGTTACCCTAAAAGACTGATATGGATGATTGCACTGCTGGATTTGTTGATCTGGTTACtttgtgattgacagctgaCCAATTGATGCCAATGCAATGGGAAGCAGAAACCAGttggtaaataaaatatgaagatTGAGGAATAAGAGAATGATCTGAACAATTCTTATTAAAATGCTCCAGTCAGAGGCATTATGCTGAAAAGCTGATGAGCAGAAAAGCTCCATCAGATCTGAAATTAGCCAATGGCTACGGATTTCTAGGCCCACCTTAATGTTGGTGCGGGAACCGAAATAGAGCCTTTTAGAGCAGAATCGAATCTTTAGAATATACGGGCGGATCGATGAAGTGTGTGTGGGTGAGTGTTTTCGGTACTGAGAGGTTGAGTTTTTATGAGCTTCCATATTATGGCACTAATATGAAAGTGATCTGGGATCCAAATCTATTAGGCTTTTGTTACAAGTATTGAACTAACATTTTTATAACACAATCATATCCTTAAAGATTCAAAAAGTGCCATTTTGTCATCAGCACAATTTCACTGCATATCAAAACCAATCAAAGTGATATAATAGCCATCCAACAGATAAAGAAACACTCAAGTCTTTAGAGGACTTGAGCACTTTGGAGACCAAAAGACTTTTTGTTCAGGAACTGCACATGAACTCTAGCCAAGCACAGCCTGGAACATGACCTTGGTGTACTCACACGAAATCTCTGATGGAGTACTTCACCTAATGGAAGCTATTCGGATGTCGCATTCAATGCGTACTTGCATACATTTAGTATGGAATTTCCCTGAGGGAAAACCTTAACTCGATTAAAGCTTTTTTCAATCAATCTCATAGCATTGGTGGTTAATAAGATGATCTTTATGTTGGACCATAAAATGCTGGAATAGCCGTGTTGTTGGTGAGGCatcaaataaaatgtgtttaatttaaaacttaattaaaaaataacaattaaaaacaaaaagttgAGGGAGACTGCGAAATACAGGAAAAA
The nucleotide sequence above comes from Chanodichthys erythropterus isolate Z2021 chromosome 23, ASM2448905v1, whole genome shotgun sequence. Encoded proteins:
- the atp8a2 gene encoding phospholipid-transporting ATPase IB isoform X5 — translated: MYFNRRSKKIHSEGEQLVLTPLSQDSPLRQDQPVGSNMCSHLADRFEKTSPLSHHSNGAGPACSAAGYRKAEDEMSGTTSQADPIDATARIVLLNRAQTTKFCDNHVSTAKYGILTFLPRFLYEQIRRAANAFFLFIALMQQIPDVSPTGRYTTLVPLIFILTVAGIKEIIEDYKRHKADNTVNKKKTTVLRNGAWQTIIWKQVAVGDIVKVTNGQHLPADMVIVSSSEPQAMCYTETSNLDGETNLKIRQGLSLTASFQSLEELIALSGRLECEGPNRHLYDFTGTLRLDNLNPAPLGPDQVLLRGAQLRNTQWVVGIVVYTGHDSKLMQNSTKAPLKRSNVERVTNMQILVLFGILLVMALVSSIGAAIWNKQHTDVDCWYLSRAGDISLNFWYNLLTFIILYNNLIPISLLVTLEVVKFTQALFINWDVEMYYAETDTPAMARTSNLNEELGQVKYLFSDKTGTLTCNIMHFKKCTIAGITYGHFPDLDCDRSMEDFSHLPSSSHNSTEFDDPALIQNIEKNHPTCPQICEFLTMMAVCHTVVPEREGDQIIFQASSPDEGALVKGAKSLGFVFTARTPHSVIIEARGKEQTYELLNVLEFSSNRKRMSVIVRTPTGKLRLYCKGADNVIFERLNETSQYKDLTLAHLEQFATEGLRTLCFAYVDLEEGAYQEWLKEYNRVSTVLKDRAQKLEECYELIEKNLLLLGATAIEDRLQAGVPETIATLMKADIKIWVLTGDKQETAINIGYSCKLVSHGMSLIIVNEDSLDATRATLTAHCSSLGDSLRKENELALIIDGQTLKYALSFEVRQAFLDLALSCKAVICCRVSPLQKSEIVDMVKKHVKAITLAIGDGANDVGMIQTAHVGVGISGNEGMQATNSSDYSIAQFSYLEKLLLVHGAWSYNRVTKCILYCFYKNVVLYIIELWFAFVNGFSGQILFERWCIGLYNVIFTALPPFTLGIVDRPCSQQNMLRFPQLYRITQNAEGFNTKVFWGHCINALIHSIILFWFPLKVLEHDTPFDNGNSVDYLFVGNIVYTYVVVTVCLKAGMETTAWTRFSHLAVWGSMVLWMLFFAVYSAIWPTIPIAPDMLGQAGRVMQCWSFWLGLILVPTACLLKDVAWNAGRRTVRKTLLEEVQELEARAVDPRAAVLRDASGRRPNAEDS